The Anopheles marshallii chromosome X, idAnoMarsDA_429_01, whole genome shotgun sequence genome includes a window with the following:
- the LOC128710126 gene encoding interferon-related developmental regulator 2: MPRNRKKHAAADNWQQNNDQSDDETSNDNASTYSCHSETQLADGHNGSIESGESGESGSGGFEKYEEKLLQAIENVSDKAQQTRINAFQTINEVLVHHYIPDFLDDRKVTLMDAVEKSLRRGKGVEQSWAARIIPLLVIQIEALEDIGELVTVLKPVLLSTAQDGSAAYDARAKCCAALGLLCFVGVDDLGEILPLMKVLQSLFAGSFLKGDNSPSGASNDAGALHSAALSAWSLLLTLLPPGEFVALMGGAAGTGVVPSVSNLVGMLQSPILEVRMVAGETLALMFELGRQHDDEFLEEELPMLIEAAQKLATDAHKYRAKRDRKVQRATFRDVLHYLEEDISPEIGIKFGRELLVLNTWATHHQYTCLRNALGFGMNVHLAENVFVREVLQLGPKMDEPERLRKTVKAEQRFINAAAFKARTISRGKNRDKRSFALN; the protein is encoded by the exons ATGCCACGAAATCGGAAAAAACACGCAG CCGCCGACAACTGGCAACAGAACAACGATCAGTCCGATGATGAAACATCGAACGATAATGCGAGCACGTACTCGTGCCATTCGGAGACGCAGCTAGCGGACGGTCACAACGGTAGCATCGAGTCGGGCGAGTCCGGTGAATCCGGTAGCGGCGGGTTCGAGAAGTACGAGGAGAAGCTGCTGCAGGCGATCGAAAATGTGTCGGACAAGGCGCAGCAGACGCGCATCAACGCGTTCCAGACGATCAACGAGGTGCTGGTGCACCACTACATCCCGGACTTTCTGGACGATCGGAAGGTGACGCTGATGGATGCGGTGGAAAAGTCCCTGCGACGCGGCAAGGGTGTGGAACAGTCGTGGGCGGCCCGCATCATACCGCTGCTGGTGATTCAGATCGAGGCGCTGGAGGATATTGGGGAGCTGGTGACGGTGCTGAAGCCGGTACTGCTCAGCACGGCCCAGGACGGTTCGGCCGCGTACGATGCCCGGGCGAAGTGTTGTGCTGCGCTCGGGTTGCTGTGCTTCGTCGGTGTGGATGATCTCGGCGAGATACTGCCGCTGATGAAGGTGCTGCAGAGCCTGTTCGCTGGCAGCTTCCTGAAGGGTGATAATAGCCCGAGCGGTGCGAGCAACGATGCCGGCGCACTGCACAGTGCGGCACTGAGCGCTTGGTCGCTGTTGCTGACACTGTTGCCGCCCGGTGAGTTTGTGGCGCTGATGGGCGGTGCCGCCGGTACCGGTGTGGTACCGTCCGTAAGCAATCTGGTCGGCATGCTGCAGAGTCCGATACTCGAGGTGCGCATGGTTGCGGGCGAAACGCTCGCACTGATGTTCGAGCTCGGCCGGCAGCATGATGACGAATTTCTGGAAGAGGAGCTACCGATGCTGATCGAGGCGGCCCAGAAGCTCGCCACCGATGCGCACAAGTATCGGGCGAAGCGGGACCGCAAGGTGCAGCGGGCCACGTTCCGGGACGTGCTGCACTATCTGGAGGAAGACATTTCGCCGGAAATCGGCATCAAGTTTGGCCGGGAGCTGCTGGTGCTGAACACGTGGGCCACCCATCACCAGTACACGTGTCTGCGGAATGCGCTCGGGTTTGGCATGAACGTGCACCTGGCGGAGAACGTGTTTGTGCGCGAGGTGCTCCAGCTCGGCCCGAAGATGGACGAACCGGAACGGCTACGGAAAACGGTGAAAGCCGAACAGCGGTTCATAAATGCGGCCGCGTTCAAGGCGCGCACGATTTCGCGCGGCAAAAATCGCGACAAACGATCATTTGCGCTTAATTAG
- the LOC128707485 gene encoding putative uncharacterized protein DDB_G0268364, with protein sequence MLESWRINNTSDEAQRKSPLMTLIEQTPQDAFISMMNDESQPMNPIMSMMSDEAQQQTAILSLMNDDEPLQQNPIMPALNEPPAADLSSSVEDESDEDESVTDVTDYKSLYTELKQKLKNVIHENVFFKDLLKTRQNDLLKITRDRSFLLNRLEKYMTVEASSSDSDATVVSDDSERVEVPPKKRKMEASTSQGTGSSMKPPAAPRRNKKNIKKQQQQQQQKRQQQQKQQKQQHQQKQQKQQHQQKKQQRQVQEVPQPQEQITESVVQVPTPHLTVPPLQLQPQQQLLQQNEQMSQSSQDMLDQLTPEDQLLLQMQQEKLMDLIKQIPQSQQMLQASQSQSQQQQQLIQPHRPQVPQTQQQLMQSLQLQPQPQQQIIQSQQPSQAVQPQVLVDTQHMLRQQQMMQPVRQIQLLQPQPMQVMTPSQQPPQGQQYLSNPTPQVMPQMRQQQINQQQIRQQQIQQQQIEQMELQQLQQQILFQPPSFVQQPATSNAYQFPLSMMSQVPTELLATTSYTDIDVSGDDVSMEGQITKEELERHLQSRQTMPQVIPEGELPIEMFNNNSSTEPNDQLN encoded by the exons ATGTTAGAGAGCTGGCGCATAAACAATACGAGCGACGAAGCACAACGAAAGAGTCCTCTCATGACTTTGATAGAACAAACGCCACAAGACGCTTTTATATCCATGATGAACGATGAATCGCAGCCCATGAATCCGATTATGTCGATGATGAGCGATGAGGCACAGCAACAGACTGCGATCTTATCTCTGATGAATGACGACGAACCGCTGCAGCAGAACCCCATCATGCCGGCGTTAAATGAACCACCAGCGGCAGACCTGAGCAGCAGTGTTGAGGACGAAAGTGATGAGGATGAGTCCGTCACGGATGTCACTGATTATAAGTCATTGTACActgaattgaaacaaaaattgaagaatGTTATTCAT GAAAACGTCTTTTTTAAGGATCTTCTTAAGACTAGGCAGAATGATTTGCTGAAAATTACGCGTGATCGTTCCTTTTTGCTGAATCGTCTGGAAAAGTATATGACGGTGGAGGCGTCGTCGTCCGACAGTGACGCAACAGTGGTTTCAGATGATTCGGAACGTGTGGAAGTACCACCGAAAAAGCGAAAGATGGAAGCATCCACCTCCCAAGGCACCGGCTCCTCAATGAAGCCGCCAGCTGCACCGCGACGCAACAAAAAGAATAtcaaaaagcagcagcagcaacagcaacaaaagcggcagcaacaacaaaagcaacaaaagcagcaacatcaacaaaagcaacaaaagcagcaacatcaacaaaaaaagcaacaacggcAGGTGCAGGAGGTGCCACAACCACAAGAACAAATCACTGAATCGGTTGTACAGGTGCCTACGCCGCATCTCACGGTTCCCCCGCTACAGCTACAGCCACAGCAGCAATTATTGCAGCAAAACGAACAGATGTCACAATCTTCACAAGACATGCTTGACCAGCTTACACCAGAAGATCAACTGTTGCTGCAAATGCAGCAGGAAAAATTAATGGACTTGATCAAACAAATACCCCAATCGCAACAGATGCTGCAAGCATCGCAATCACAgtcgcagcaacagcaacaactcaTCCAGCCACACCGTCCACAGGTACCTCAAACACAGCAACAGTTGATGCAGTCGCTGCAGCTGCAGCCTCAGCCACAGCAGCAGATAATACAATCACAACAGCCGTCTCAGGCTGTACAACCACAGGTGCTGGTTGACACGCAACATATGTTGCGGCAACAGCAGATGATGCAGCCGGTTCGGCAAATTCAGCTGCTGCAACCACAGCCGATGCAGGTGATGACACCATCACAGCAACCACCGCAAGGGCAGCAGTATTTGAGCAATCCTACGCCACAAGTCATGCCACAAATGAGGCAACAGCAAATAAACCAGCAGCAGATACGCCAACAACAgatccaacagcaacagatcgAACAGATGGAGCTGCAGCAGCTTCAGCAGCAGATCCTTTTCCAGCCGCCCTCGTTCGTGCAGCAACCGGCCACGAGCAATGCTTACCAGTTTCCGCTCTCGATGATGTCGCAGGTGCCGACTGAACTGCTTGCCACGACTTCCTACACCGACATAGACGTATCCGGTGACGACGTATCGATGGAGGGACAGATTACGAAGGAGGAGCTCGAGCGGCATTTACAATCGCGGCAAACAATGCCACAGGTGATACCGGAAGGTGAATTACCgattgaaatgtttaacaaCAACTCATCAACCGAACCCAACGATCAACTAAATTAA
- the LOC128718947 gene encoding syntaxin-4 — protein sequence MVKDRLAELKSKSKYANHNADEPGPVETPLSKSQEEIFQNLEKFSQLTAWIQTIRGNITEMRKQIGSSKFHYNDKPIRDRVEEKLKENNQLCQRIYSSIKQLELELGDDCIRTGVLFRIKNTQFLVIRDDYLSAYREHEEFVSYYERRIMWMMKLEAKAMNYNITDDEALEQLTGNQRSPFVDNLLEETERERQMLRDIMTRHSQLEALEKSLMEVRDMFVRISSLVMEQGSLVQVIEYHAQQATLNTDHGAHQLQKAREYKIKALKKRTCLLIWISTTLAVLLFLMIIF from the exons ATGGTGAAGGATCGGCTGGCAGAATTGAAAAGC AAAAGCAAGTACGCCAACCACAATGCGGACGAACCGGGCCCGGTGGAAACGCCACTGTCTAAATCACAGGAGGAAATCTTCCAAAATCTCGAAAAG TTTTCTCAACTTACTGCATGGATCCAAACGATACGCGGCAATATTACGGAAATGCGGAAGCAGATTGGTTCCTCCAAGTTTCACTACAACGACAAAC CCATTCGCGATCGGGTGGAGGAAAAGCtgaaggaaaacaaccagCTCTGTCAGCGCATTTACAGCTCCATCAAGCAGCTCGAGTTGGAGCTCGGGGACGATTGCATTCGCACCGGTGTGCTGTTTCGCATCAAGAACACCCAGTTTCTGGTGATCCGGGACGATTACCTGAGCGCGTACCGGGAGCATGAGGAGTTTGTGTCGTACTACGAGCGTCGTATCATGTGGATGATGAAGCTGGAGGCGAAAGCAA TGAACTACAACATCACGGACGATGAGGCACTGGAGCAACTTACCGGTAATCAAAGGTCACCATTCGTAGACAAT CTGCTAGAGGAAACGGAGCGAGAGCGTCAAATGCTGCGCGACATCATGACCCGTCACAGTCAGCTGGAAGCGTTGGAAAAGTCGCTGATGGAGGTGCGGGATATGTTCGTGCGAATATCGAGCCTGGTAATGGAGCAGGGCAGTCTGGTGCAGGTTATCGAGTACCACGCGCAACAGGCCACGCTTAACACGGATCACGGTGCGCATCAGCTGCAGAAGGCACGAGAATACAAGATCAAGGCGCTAAAGAAGCGCACGTGCTTGTTGATCTGGATCAGCACTACGCTAGCGGTACTATTGTTTTTGATGATCATTTTCTGA
- the LOC128718936 gene encoding protein cramped gives MYASSSSNCFAGISNFKELRYTTTPSNKTGSLGEELETTNHSATTSIVALHFASTSTTTTTSSQHDVSADGSKQPSDATMVPIEPCNGSEDAVPPEMPTSPEQSGCTEFAPSTTDQPAPNAVPSGRLPKQSRKESVRGCSFSLPAEELLGSVTTFYPSGDLENGQTLRTSARVKHKLRMETIRSNTPPLAERKEPAKPPTSSLLKTPNQPKQMRVVWSNHDKNLFFEALNEYGKDFEAILNYLNTKKRRKDNTEQQVFKSKDVRNLYYQFNQKAMKYIHFSDEVKKEAQELYALINYGEMRRKVPFQNKKYFHKLKDLVYKGFTTVREKGKNIRIKTPSCRALRKLNQLEEWQEEIKLPPKVDVLLKPSTTEAWGRVQSLAQNPRVHITVTIQKRLSALLQMFQQKWRAQDVRLVERLDELNRTSTTISSKLTRQRMQHEIQLFTPPDTKEGAVKSGAPILRFIPAQNAVIHRPMISLTDFQSNTSICLNSYEQRIGVKVPGETLCVVEKPTGCKERPTGTGRRQRTDSGSEKVVNESKKPKYEDGAKEPNEEKPFGELQLLAQNGPFTEHFKSPNASNESTEMKDFLRFDGHQYAPSKPTDCDALVARQSDNSCDGFALTDGEIVPVARYQPDTAESSAGEEAMKGSGTNGLTTSTTTTTTITNTTVTTSTTTTTIVTVKKKKKCHRRKGDAGKSNSTPPSMNHFRPLVSEEQMQRIRDGWTLDTVGDLTVGDIYIMFGAEMKVELEYDWVRGEPVVTQEVKECQPTLAQPVMDDAGEQVADEAKPKQTIPEMAGVETAGDRMEEDPGVSVKEEVKEQRRCPVDSISRRLKSLLFLASLENKDMKKRVTNANAAERKPKRTENEAIPLTQDDCLQFKHPMLPVRNPINHLVPDLHGPSRYKQSRWWRSRVNRQQAMHPLLPNMVRPPPSATVTSSAYSARATQPAPSVSVTPSVGESSRPVVPPSQKEPANVPPQPVEPPSQKEPANVAPQPVEPPSQKEPANVPPQPVADESVNMASASSSPSIISIPGVDNLPNNKNNNNINPTSSNMPRISQSFKLNTPVKQQNMELSLNDLSLSIFDLSLPSTSSSMMATLFSDDVPSGSALSAALPDEICGEKMGDENLNDLSLSGILSSLEPFPSPWRPPIDPDVDMSMLSESTVDYIARFQDIAEEMRSQQYP, from the exons ATGTATGCatctagcagcagcaactgttTCGCGGGCATTAGCAACTTTAAGGAATTGCGATACACCACAACACCATCGAACAAAACCGGTTCGCTCGGGGAGGAACTGGAAACTACAAACCACAGTGCCACCACATCGATAGTTGCATTACATTTCGCATCCACCAGCACCACAACCACTACCTCGTCCCAACATGATGTATCGGCGGACGGTTCCAAACAACCGAGCGACGCTACAATGGTACCGATTGAGCCGTGCAACGGTTCGGAAGATGCGGTCCCGCCCGAGATGCCGACATCACCGGAGCAGTCCGGTTGCACCGAGTTCGCACCGAGCACGACGGATCAACCGGCACCGAATGCCGTCCCATCTGGCCGTTTGCCCAAACAATCCCGCAAGGAAAGCGTGCGCGGTTGTTCGTTTTCGCTGCCGGCCGAAGAGCTGCTCGGTTCGGTGACCACCTTCTACCCGTCGGGCGATCTGGAGAATGGGCAAACGTTGCGCACTAGCGCGCGGGTGAAGCACAAGTTGCGGATGGAAACGATACGCAGCAATACGCCACCGCTGGCAGAGCGGAAGGAACCGGCGAAACCACCCACCTCTTCGCTGCTAAAAACACCGAACCAGCCGAAACAGATGCGCGTCGTCTGGAGCAACCATGACAAAAACCTGTTCTTCGAAGCGCTGAACGAGTACGGGAAGGATTTCGAAGCGATCCTCAACTATCTGAACACGAAGAAGCGCCGAAAGGACAACACGGAACAGCAGGTGTTTAAATCGAAGGACGTGCGCAACCTGTACTACCAGTTCAATCAAAAGGCGATGAAGTATATACACTTTTCCGACGAGGTAAAGAAGGAAGCTCAAGAACTGTATGCATTGATCAACTACGGTGAGATGCGCCGGAAGGTGCCGTTCCAGAACAAAAAGTACTTTCACAAGCTGAAGGATCTCGTCTACAAGGGCTTCACCACTGTGCGCGAGAAGGGTAAAAACATTCGTATCAAAACGCCCTCGTGCCGGGCGCTTCGGAAGCTAAACCAGCTCGAGGAATGGCAGGAAGAGATCAAGTTACCACCCAAGGTGGATGTACTACTGAAGCCCTCCACCACCGAGGCCTGGGGACGGGTACAGTCGCTGGCGCAGAATCCACGTGTGCACATCACCGTCACGATACAGAAACGGTTGTCCGCGTTGCTGCAGATGTTTCAGCAGAAATGGCGTGCCCAGGACGTGCGGCTGGTGGAACGATTGGATGAGCTGAACCGCACCTCCACGACCATTTCGTCGAAGCTAACGCGCCAGCGCATGCAGCACGAGATACAACTGTTTACGCCGCCAGATACGAAAGAGGGTGCGGTAAAGAGCGGTGCGCCGATTTTACGGTTCATACCGGCGCAGAACGCCGTCATTCATCGGCCGATGATCAGCCTGACGGACTTTCAGAGCAACACCAGCATCTGTCTGAACTCGTACGAGCAGCGAATCGGGGTGAAGGTGCCGGGCGAAACGCTGTGCGTGGTGGAGAAACCGACCGGTTGCAAGGAAAGACCCACGGGCACTGGTCGGCGACAGCGCACGGACAGCGGTTCGGAAAAGGTGGTCAACGAAAGCAAGAAGCCAAAGTACGAAGACGGCGCCAAGGAGCCGAACGAGGAGAAACCGTTCGGTGAGTTGCAGCTGCTGGCACAGAACGGTCCCTTTACCGAGCACTTTAAATCACCCAACGCCTCGAACGAGTCGACCGAGATGAAGGACTTTCTTCGATTCGATGGGCACCAATACGCCCCGTCAAAGCCAACCGACTGTGATGCGCTTGTCGCACGGCAAAGTGACAACTCCTGCGATGGGTTTGCGCTGACCGACGGTGAGATAGTGCCGGTCGCCCGATATCAACCCGATACGGCCGAAAGTTCGGCGGGTGAGGAAGCGATGAAGGGAAGCGGTACCAATGGATTGACCACCAGCACGACGacgaccaccaccatcacaaaCACGACCGTCACCAccagtaccaccaccaccacgatcGTGAcggtgaagaagaagaaaaagtgcCACCGACGGAAGGGTGACGCTGGAAAATCGAACTCGACCCCACCCTCGATGAACCACTTCCGGCCGCTCGTGTCGGAGGAACAAATGCAACGGATACGGGACGGGTGGACGCTGGATACTGTGGGAGATCTCACGGTGGGCGATATTTACATCATGTTCGGTGCGGAGATGAAGGTGGAGCTCGAGTACGATTGGGTGCGGGGCGAACCCGTCGTAACGCAAGAGGTGAAGGAGTGTCAACCAACACTTGCGCAGCCGGTGATGGACGATGCGGGCGAACAAGTTGCGGACGAagcgaaaccgaaacaaacaattccCGAGATGGCCGGGGTGGAAACTGCCGGCGACAGGATGGAAGAGGATCCTGGGGTCAGCGTGAAGGAAGAGGTGAAGGAACAGCGTCGATGTCCGGTCGATTCTATCAGCCGTCGGCTCAAGAGTCTGTTGTTTCTAGCGAGTCTGGAGAACAAGGACATGAAGAAGCGTGTCACTAACGCTAATGCGGCAGAACGCAAACCCAAG CGCACAGAAAATGAAGCCATACCATTGACGCAGGACGACTGTTTGCAGTTCAAACATCCAATGCTGCCTGTGCGCAACCCCATCAACCACCTAGTGCCGGACCTT CACGGTCCTTCCCGTTACAAGCAGTCACGCTGGTGGCGATCACGGGTCAATCGTCAGCAAGCAATGCATCCTTTACTTCCAAACATGGTACGGCCACCACCGTCCGCTACAGTGACCTCATCTGCCTATTCTGCACGCGCAACGCAACCAGCGCCTTCGGTTTCGGTGACTCCGAGCGTCGGTGAGAGCAGTCGACCGGTCGTACCTCCCAGCCAGAAGGAACCCGCCAATGTGCCGCCACAACCGGTCGAACCACCCAGCCAGAAGGAACCCGCCAATGTGGCGCCACAACCGGTCGAACCACCCAGCCAGAAGGAACCCGCCAATGTGCCGCCACAACCGGTCGCTGATGAAAGCGTCAACATGGCCAGTGCATCAAGTAGTCCCAGCATCATCTCGATACCGGGGGTCGATAACTTGCCCAATAACAAGAACAACAATAATATCAATCCAACGTCTTCCAACATGCCCCGTATCAGCCAATCGTTTAAGCTGAATACACCGGTCAAGCAACAGAATATGGAACTATCGCTGAACGATCTAAGCCTCAGCATCTTTGACCTATCGCTGCCATCTACCTCATCCTCCATGATGGCGACCCTGTTCTCCGATGACGTACCGTCCGGCAGTGCATTGTCCGCGGCGCTGCCCGACGAAATCTGTGGCGAGAAAATGGGCGACGAGAACCTGAACGATCTGTCGCTGTCCGGGATATTGAGCAGCTTAGAACCGTTCCCGTCCCCTTGGCGGCCACCAATCGATCCGGAT GTGGATATGTCAATGTTAAGCGAAAGCACCGTCGACTATATCGCACGCTTTCAGGACATTGCGGAAGAGATGCGGTCCCAACAGTATCCCTAG
- the LOC128718504 gene encoding double-stranded RNA-specific editase 1-like encodes MNEPQTVDPMTVTMEVDQQEQRSLQPTYNSGEDSEATQEQGTDEARNSRPFTKRQLTSMERKKSERARKARQVRRLRKWLMPKNAIVALHEMQGPDMAEFTVNTNGQQTKAEIIINNVKYEAIAPNKNLAKAKASEKALRDLILTQMMHLKQQRATDPPAAEPSAGEPSAAGPSAANPDAMDGVEDNAETTEPIIRTEDLPMEHLASFALHKLFTQWEAEGFEMPFMKTTRPKVAPVVMLVENAPGPSFLPKVPKTVADLPPNANMRNPTALFAYMRPQIAYEDLGSNNDQLNREFRAAIRSDNHHFIGTGRSKKLARKAAAIEACKVLFGLEFDESVLNG; translated from the exons ATGAACGAACCGCAAACGGTGGATCCGATGACGGTGACGATGGAAGTGGATCAGCAGGAACAGCGGAGCCTCCAGCCGACGTACAACAGCGGCGAGGATAGCGAGGCCACACAGGAACAAGGCACCGACGAAGCCCGCAACTCTCGTCCGTTCACTAAACGACAACTGACGTCAAtggaacgcaaaaaaagcg aacGAGCACGCAAAGCGCGTCAGGTGCGTCGACTCCGCAAGTGGCTGATGCCGAAGAATGCAATCGTGGCGCTGCACGAAATGCAGGGTCCGGATATGGCCGAGTTCACCGTCAACACGAACGGCCAACAGACGAAGGCAGagatcatcatcaacaacgtGAAGTACGAGGCAATCGCACCGAACAAGAACCTCGCGAAGGCCAAAGCCTCCGAGAAGGCATTGCGCGATCTGATCCTGACGCAGATGATGCATCTGAAGCAACAGCGCGCTACAGATCCGCCCGCTGCAGAGCCGTCCGCTGGAGAGCCGTCCGCTGCCGGGCCGTCCGCCGCCAACCCGGACGCTATGGATGGCGTCGAGGATAACGCGGAGACAACCGAACCGATCATCAGAACGGAGGATCTCCCGATGGAGCATCTGGCCTCGTTCGCGCTGCACAAGCTGTTCACGCAGTGGGAGGCTGAAGGGTTTGAGATGCCGTTTATGAAGACCACGCGCCCGAAGGTCGCCCCGGTGGTGATGCTGGTTGAGAACGCGCCCGGTCCATCGTTCTTGCCGAAGGTGCCGAAAACGGTTGCGGATCTGCCACCGAACGCTAACATGCGCAATCCGACCGCACTGTTCGCATAC ATGCGTCCGCAAATTGCATATGAAGATCTCGGTTCGAACAACGATCAGCTGAACCGAGAATTCCGGGCCGCCATACGGTCGGACAATCACCATTTCATCGGCACGGGCCGTTCGAAGAAACTGGCCCGCAAGGCAGCCGCTATCGAGGCCTGCAAGGTGCTGTTTGGCCTGGAGTTTGACGAGAGCGTGCTGAACGGTTAG
- the LOC128718515 gene encoding facilitated trehalose transporter Tret1-2 homolog, translated as MSDEERESLITPAIPSNRSNYGTAENARDAMSKFVVNNVAGESGRKLPQYLAGLAASGGALAAGTFLGWTAPTDKPLTQEGEYGFPISDEQFSWIGSISNLGAALMCFPIGYMMKMIGRKWSMLAMVLPLVLGWLLIIFAENVGMMMVGRFFLGVGGGAFCVAAPTYTAEIAQPSIRGTLGTFFQLMVTLGILFVYAVGSGVDVQVLSIICGVIPLVFGAIFFFMPESPYYFVEKGRYSEASSSLKWLRGAQYDEAAEIEDLKQADEKVKAEAIPMLVAFREKATIRALIISLGLMFFQQLSGINAVIFYNSAIFASANGGKEMSSASIIVGGIQVVATLLASAVVDKVGRRILLLVSDLMMAVSTILLAVYFQLKQDDPAKVDDLSWLAVLAVCLFIAMFSIGYGPVPWLMVGELFANNVKAFASPVAGVFNWLLAFLVTKVFTNLKDAMGEAGVFWLFSGISLLGTVFVFVMVPETKGKSLRDIQRLLAGEKLSTEQASTEGREEERTPQAIA; from the exons ATGTCGGACGAGGAAAGGGAATCACTGATAACGCCCGCCATACCTTCGAACCGGTCCAACTATGGAACTGCGGAGAAT GCGCGCGACGCAATGTCAAAGTTTGTGGTGAACAATGTGGCGGGTGAATCGGGCCGAAAATTGCCACAGTATCTTGCCGGACTGGCTGCATCGGGTGGTGCGCTTGCGGCCGGTACGTTTCTCGGCTGGACAGCACCGACGGACAAACCGCTGACCCAGGAGGGCGAGTATGGGTTTCCGATCTCGGACGAACAGTTTTCGTGGATCGGTTCAATCTCGAACCTGGGCGCGGCATTGATGTGTTTCCCGATCGGGTacatgatgaagatgattggAAGGAAGTGGTCCATGTTGGCGATGGTGCTGCCGCTCGTACTGGGATGGTTGCTGATTATCTTTGCGGAGAACGTTggcatgatgatggtgggACGGTTTTTCCTTGGCGTTGGTGGCGGTGCGTTCTGTGTGGCGGCACCAACCTACACGGCGGAAATCGCGCAACCATCTATTCGCGGTACGCTCGGTACGTTCTTTCAGCTGATGGTGACGCTTGGCATCCTGTTCGTGTATGCGGTCGGGTCGGGAGTGGACGTGCAGGTGCTCAGCATCATCTGCGGTGTGATACCGCTGGTATTCGGGGCCATCTTTTTCTTCATGCCAGAGAGTCCGTACTATTTC GTAGAAAAAGGCCGTTACAGTGAGGCATCGAGCTCGCTAAAGTGGCTCCGGGGCGCACAGTACGACGAGGCAGCCGAGATCGAGGATTTGAAGCAAGCAGATGAGAAGGTGAAGGCGGAAGCGATCCCGATGCTGGTGGCGTTCCGGGAAAAGGCCACGATCCGTGCGTTGATTATCTCGCTCGGGCTGATGTTCTTCCAGCAGCTGTCCGGTATTAATGCGGTTATTTTCTACAACTCGGCCATTTTCGCCAGTGCCAATGGTGGCAAGGAGATGAGCTCGGCGTCCATCATCGTGGGTGGCATTCAGGTGGTGGCTACCCTACTCGCATCCGCCGTAGTTGACAAAGTTGGCCGTCGTATTCTGCTGCTCGTGTCCGATCTGATGATGGCCGTATCGACGATTTTACTCGCTGTATACTTCCAGCTGAAGCAGGACGACCCTGCCAAGGTGGACGATCTCAGCTGGTTGGCCGTGCTGGCCGTCTGTCTGTTCATTGCCATGTTCTCGATCGGTTACGGTCCCGTGCCGTGGCTGATGGTGGGCGAACTGTTCGCTAACAACGTGAAAGCATTCGCCAGCCCGGTGGCCGGTGTGTTTAACTGGCTGCTTGCTTTCCTGGTGACGAAGGTGTTTACCAACCTGAAGGATGCGATGGGCGAGGCGGGCGTCTTTTGGCTGTTTTCGGGCATTTCACTCCTCGGTacggtgtttgtgtttgtgatggTGCCGGAAACGAAGGGCAAATCGCTGAGAGATATTCAACGGTTACTGGCTGGGGAGAAGCTAAGCACGGAACAGGCCAGTACGGAAGGCCGGGAAGAGGAACGGACTCCGCAGGCCATAGCATAA